From the Bacteroidales bacterium genome, the window CTGGTATAGCTGTGTTAGGAGACTTTAGTTTTAACATGAGTACGATGTCGCCGAGCATAACTGGTGGAATTCCATTTACGCAACGTCCGTTGAAATTAAAGGGGTATTATCAATATGAACCTAACTCACCTGATAATGCTTTGATTGGAATTTTTTTGTTAAAAGAGAATGGTTCGTCGTTCGACACCATTTCAGCAGATGGTTTTGAGCCAACAACTACCGCAACACAGTGGACTTATTTTGAAATACCCATCAATTATCGAAACAGTGAAGCCCCAACCCATATGAATATTTTACTAATGCCTACCAACCGATCAATCCCAAGAAATGGAAGTACTTTATATGTTGATAAACTCGAACTTGACTTCCCCACATCAATCACTTTCGATGAAAATGAGATAGATTTTAAAATTTATTTTAACAATTCATCTTTGCTCTTTGAACATGATGAAAAAGAATTATTACATGTTGAGATATACGATGTTCTTGGGCATCTTGTACTTCAAAAGTTAGTGGATAAAAAAGTAGAAACATTTGATTTACCAGCGACCAAAAACATTTTCATAGTAAAAGTTAATTCATCCCGTGCAAGTAAAACTTGTAAAATTGTCTTACCATGAATAGGTTCTCAATTGCTTTTGCTTACCTTGTGGCTACAGTATTTTCCATATTTTCTCAGGAAGAGAAAAAAACCTCTCGATTTGTTGTATTCACTTCTCCATTTGGAGTTTTTACAAACACCATACCATTAGGGGTTGAATATACACTACTACCTTTTTTTTCCCTTAATATTAAAGGAAGTTATACCTACTCAGAAAGTGGAAAAAACGAACTT encodes:
- a CDS encoding PCMD domain-containing protein; this translates as MKHFIFFIFFITITASWSQIPNASFETWQSFGSYENPTFWDTPNDLTSSFGKIVVSKESNLVYDGMHSIKITVVSSLFGNLPGIAVLGDFSFNMSTMSPSITGGIPFTQRPLKLKGYYQYEPNSPDNALIGIFLLKENGSSFDTISADGFEPTTTATQWTYFEIPINYRNSEAPTHMNILLMPTNRSIPRNGSTLYVDKLELDFPTSITFDENEIDFKIYFNNSSLLFEHDEKELLHVEIYDVLGHLVLQKLVDKKVETFDLPATKNIFIVKVNSSRASKTCKIVLP